From the genome of Ectobacillus sp. JY-23, one region includes:
- a CDS encoding ATP-binding protein, with translation MSRILNTSGCDEGTEGATCQHCGTFVPAFLVEVKELKIKRKVQPTCHCVVEREEAFLREANNYTKRKEIEKLFSISNLGERFQRSTFEAFLEREGSTKAVSAAKQYVQEFESWKGESLMIWGDPGNGKTHLAAAVANTLTAKGYIVVFQSVPELLQRIRSTFNSDNKENEAQIMRALLECDLLILDDIGAEKATEWVEEKLFNIIDGRYRKEKPTFFTSNLQPKHLQDQVGKRSYDRMVETSLTVENKASSYRREIAKQRLMKYGGQL, from the coding sequence ATGAGTCGGATTTTGAATACATCGGGTTGTGATGAAGGTACGGAAGGAGCTACTTGTCAGCACTGTGGAACGTTTGTACCAGCGTTTTTAGTTGAGGTGAAAGAGTTGAAGATTAAGCGAAAGGTACAACCGACTTGTCACTGTGTAGTAGAACGTGAAGAAGCTTTTCTTAGAGAAGCGAACAACTATACAAAGCGAAAAGAGATTGAAAAGCTGTTCAGCATTAGTAACCTTGGCGAACGGTTTCAAAGATCAACATTTGAAGCCTTCTTAGAACGTGAGGGGAGCACAAAGGCAGTATCTGCAGCTAAACAGTATGTGCAAGAGTTTGAATCTTGGAAAGGTGAATCACTTATGATTTGGGGTGACCCAGGGAATGGAAAAACCCATCTTGCTGCGGCCGTAGCTAACACGCTCACAGCAAAAGGCTACATCGTTGTTTTTCAAAGTGTGCCGGAGCTTTTACAACGAATTAGAAGTACTTTCAACAGCGACAACAAAGAAAATGAAGCACAAATCATGCGGGCATTGTTGGAATGTGATCTGCTTATCTTGGACGATATTGGAGCAGAAAAAGCAACAGAATGGGTAGAAGAAAAGTTATTCAACATTATTGATGGGCGGTATCGAAAGGAGAAACCAACTTTCTTCACTAGTAACCTACAGCCTAAGCATTTACAAGACCAAGTTGGGAAGCGCTCTTATGACCGCATGGTAGAAACGAGTTTGACCGTAGAAAACAAGGCCAGTAGCTATCGTCGAGAGATTGCAAAGCAGCGCCTTATGAAATATGGTGGTCAATTGTGA